Sequence from the Paraburkholderia acidiphila genome:
GATACTTCGGGAATTCCGACGTGTACACCTTGAAGAGCGCCCCGTTCAGCTCGGGCGGAATGGCGTACGGCACCGCCGCGAGACCCCAGACCAGCTTGACGCCCTCCACGATCAGATACGACAGGCCGAAGGTGAACAGCAACTCCGCCACGTGCCCGTACTTGTGCACGGTCCGCAAGCCGAAACGCTCGACGAGCGCACCGACACAGGCAACGAGCACGGGCGCCACGACCAGCGCGGGCCAGAAACCGATCTTGCTGGCAATGGTGTAGGCGAAGTAGGCCCCGAGCATGTAAAAGCTCGCGTGCGCGAAGTTGAGCACGCCCATCATGCTGAAAATCAGCGTGAGGCCCGATGAGAGCATGAACAGCAGCAGCCCGTAGCCGATGCCGTTCAACAGAGAGATGGTCAGGAATTCCACTGCCCGATGATCCTTGTGAAGTGTCGTAGCGAGAGCACGCTCAGCCCGGGCGCTTCATCTGGCAAGTGGTCGGCTGCGTTGCCGCGGTCGGCCCAAGCTGGACGTCGGTGCGCCAGCCATAGCCGGTGTTCTCCTGGTCGTACTTTACCGTTTTGCCGTCCGCCTTGGTCCAGGTCGCGATCACGAGCGACTGCTGCGCCTGGTGATCGGCGGCGCGCATCGTCACCGGGCCGTTCATGCCGTCCACCGTCATGCCTTCCATGGCCTTGGCCACCTTGACGGGATCGGTCGACTTCGTGGCGTTCATTGCCTTACTCAGCATTTCGATGGCGGCATAGGCCGTAGCCAGGTAGTAGTCGTCGTTGTACTTCTTCTTGTAACCCTCGATGATCTGGCCCACCACCGGCGGGTTGTTCGTGTTGTTCGGACCGAACACGCCCACATATTTCACGTGGTCGGCGCCGGACGCGCCCATGGCCGTCGGCACGCCGGTCGTGCCTGCGTAGTAGGTATAGAAGTTGGACGTCACGCCCGCGTCCTTGCTGGCCTTGACGAGCAGCGCGAGGTCGCTGCCCCAGTTGCCCGTGATCACCGTGTCGGCGCCGGACGCCTTGATCTTCGTGGCGTAAGGCGAGAAGTCCTTCACGCGCGCGAGCGGATGAAAATCGTCGCCGACGATCACGATATCCGGGCGCTTGCTCTTCAGGTCCTCGCGCGCCACGCGCGAAACGTCATGACCAAATGAGTAGTCCTGATTGATGAGGTAGACCTTCTTGATGTCCTTGTCGCGCGCGAG
This genomic interval carries:
- a CDS encoding branched-chain amino acid ABC transporter substrate-binding protein is translated as MRMLRSLVVGAVVSSALVAGAAQAETVKIAFIDPLSGLMASLGTNQLHSWQYTADFANEHNWANGTKFEVVGFDNKLSPQESLTLLNQAADQGIRYIVQGNGSSVGLALEDAVAKYNSRNPGKEIVYLNYAAVDPAMTNARCDYWHFRFDANADMKMDALTTFLARDKDIKKVYLINQDYSFGHDVSRVAREDLKSKRPDIVIVGDDFHPLARVKDFSPYATKIKASGADTVITGNWGSDLALLVKASKDAGVTSNFYTYYAGTTGVPTAMGASGADHVKYVGVFGPNNTNNPPVVGQIIEGYKKKYNDDYYLATAYAAIEMLSKAMNATKSTDPVKVAKAMEGMTVDGMNGPVTMRAADHQAQQSLVIATWTKADGKTVKYDQENTGYGWRTDVQLGPTAATQPTTCQMKRPG